From the Mycoplasmatota bacterium genome, one window contains:
- the rplW gene encoding 50S ribosomal protein L23: MRDPKDIIKRPIITEKTSDLMAKDNKYTFAVDKKANKTEVKYAIEELFNVKVDKVNVANVRPKRRRVGKYEGLKPGYKKAIVKLVAGNSIELFEV; encoded by the coding sequence ATGAGAGATCCTAAAGATATCATTAAGCGCCCAATTATTACTGAAAAAACTTCAGATTTAATGGCGAAAGATAATAAATATACTTTTGCTGTTGATAAAAAAGCGAATAAAACAGAAGTTAAATACGCAATTGAAGAACTTTTCAATGTTAAAGTTGATAAGGTTAATGTTGCAAATGTTAGACCTAAAAGACGTAGAGTTGGAAAATATGAAGGGTTAAAACCTGGATATAAAAAAGCAATTGTTAAATTAGTCGCTGGAAACTCTATAGAATTATTCGAAGTATAA
- the rpsQ gene encoding 30S ribosomal protein S17 produces MENKDRKGRKQLIGKVVSDKGDKTISVLVETYKKHPLYNKRVKHSKKYAAHDEQNMAEMGDKVRIEETRPLSSTKHFRLVEIIEKAIKI; encoded by the coding sequence GTGGAAAATAAAGACCGTAAAGGACGTAAACAATTAATTGGTAAAGTTGTTTCAGACAAAGGAGATAAAACTATTTCTGTTCTTGTTGAAACATATAAAAAACATCCTCTTTATAATAAACGTGTTAAACATTCAAAGAAATATGCTGCACATGATGAACAAAACATGGCTGAAATGGGTGACAAAGTTAGAATTGAGGAGACTCGCCCATTATCAAGCACTAAACATTTCCGTTTAGTTGAAATTATTGAAAAAGCTATTAAGATTTAA
- the rplN gene encoding 50S ribosomal protein L14: MIQQETRLGVADNTGAREILVIRVVGGSRRKFGNIGDVVIATVKEATPGSVVKKGEIVKAVIVRTKYGVNRPNGTLIKFDDNAAVIIRDDKSPRGTRIFGPVARELRNHDFMRIVSLAPEVL, encoded by the coding sequence ATGATTCAACAAGAAACACGCTTGGGTGTTGCTGACAACACAGGTGCACGAGAAATATTAGTAATAAGAGTTGTGGGTGGATCAAGACGCAAGTTTGGAAATATCGGTGACGTAGTCATCGCGACTGTTAAAGAAGCTACACCAGGTAGTGTGGTAAAAAAAGGTGAAATTGTTAAAGCAGTCATCGTAAGAACAAAATATGGAGTTAATAGACCAAATGGTACCTTAATTAAATTTGATGATAATGCCGCTGTAATTATACGTGATGATAAATCGCCTAGAGGTACTCGTATTTTTGGACCTGTAGCGAGAGAATTACGTAATCATGATTTCATGCGTATTGTTTCTTTAGCTCCAGAAGTTTTATAA
- the rpsG gene encoding 30S ribosomal protein S7 has protein sequence MPRKGSVPKRDVLPDPIYNSKLVTRLINNIMLDGKKGVAQGILYGAFKRIEAKTDKNPLEVFETALENIMPILEIRSRRIGGANYQVPIEVRQDRRVTLGLRWLTQYARLRNEKVMEERLANEIIDASNNIGASVKKREDTHKMAEANKAFAHYRW, from the coding sequence ATGCCTCGTAAAGGTAGTGTACCTAAAAGAGATGTATTACCAGATCCAATTTATAATTCAAAGTTAGTTACTAGATTAATTAACAACATTATGTTAGATGGTAAAAAAGGTGTTGCTCAAGGGATTTTATATGGTGCTTTTAAAAGAATAGAAGCTAAGACAGATAAAAATCCACTTGAAGTATTTGAAACAGCACTTGAAAACATTATGCCTATTCTTGAAATTAGATCACGTCGTATTGGTGGAGCTAACTATCAAGTACCAATTGAAGTACGTCAAGATCGTCGTGTTACCTTAGGGTTACGTTGGTTAACGCAATATGCGCGTTTACGTAACGAAAAAGTAATGGAAGAAAGATTAGCAAATGAAATTATTGATGCTTCAAACAATATAGGTGCTTCTGTGAAAAAACGTGAAGATACTCATAAGATGGCTGAAGCTAATAAGGCATTTGCACATTATCGTTGGTAA
- the fusA gene encoding elongation factor G has product MSRAFPLDRTRNIGIMAHIDAGKTTTTERILYYTGRIHKIGEVHEGAATMDWMEQEQERGITITSAATTAQWNDFRINIIDTPGHVDFTVEVERSLRVLDGAVTVLDAQSGVEPQTETVWRQATTYGVPRIVYCNKMDKIGADFSYSIQTLHKRLGANAHAIQMPIGAEDQFRGIIDLIEMKAYFYHSDDGTNIEVTEIPEEYLEEAQISREALVEAVAETDEELMIRYLEGEEISVSELKEAIRTATCKVEFYPVLCGSSFKNKGVQLMLNAVVDYLPAPTDVPAIKGTTNDGAEVERHANDEEPFSALAFKIMTDPFVGRLTFFRVYSGTINSGSYILNSTKNQRERLGRILQMHANHREEIKKVYSGDIAAAVGLKHTTTGDTLCDQTSPVILESMEFPEPVISVAIEPKSKADQDKMGLALQKLSEEDPTFRASTDKETGETIIEGMGELHLDIIVDRMKREFKVSANVGAPQVAYRETIRNSAECEGKFVRQSGGRGQYGHVWIRFEPNDRGEGYEFKDEIVGGTVPREYIPAVQKGLSEALENGLLAGYPVVDVKAALYDGSYHDVDSSEMAFKIAASMALKEAAKKCHAVILEPIMAVEVVVPEDYLGTVIGDIVSRRGRPEGQEQRGNAQVIKAGIPLSEMFGYATSLRSNTQGRGTFVMQIDHYEEVPKSISEEIIKKNS; this is encoded by the coding sequence ATGAGTAGAGCATTCCCGTTAGATAGAACTCGTAATATTGGGATTATGGCTCACATTGATGCAGGTAAAACAACAACGACTGAGCGTATTCTATATTACACTGGAAGAATTCACAAAATTGGTGAAGTTCACGAAGGTGCTGCAACAATGGACTGGATGGAACAAGAACAAGAACGTGGAATTACAATTACCTCAGCTGCTACAACTGCTCAATGGAATGATTTTAGAATCAATATTATTGATACTCCAGGGCACGTAGATTTTACAGTTGAAGTTGAACGTTCATTACGTGTTTTAGACGGTGCTGTTACGGTATTGGATGCACAATCAGGGGTAGAGCCACAAACAGAAACTGTGTGGCGTCAAGCAACAACATATGGGGTGCCTAGAATTGTTTATTGTAATAAAATGGATAAGATAGGAGCAGATTTTAGCTATTCTATCCAAACATTACATAAACGACTAGGAGCTAATGCTCATGCTATTCAAATGCCTATTGGAGCAGAGGATCAATTCCGTGGTATTATAGACCTTATCGAAATGAAAGCTTATTTTTATCATAGCGATGATGGGACAAATATCGAAGTAACTGAAATTCCAGAAGAGTATTTAGAAGAAGCACAAATTAGTAGAGAAGCATTAGTTGAAGCAGTTGCAGAAACTGATGAAGAATTAATGATTAGATATTTAGAAGGAGAAGAAATTTCTGTTTCTGAATTAAAAGAAGCCATCCGTACGGCAACTTGTAAGGTAGAATTTTACCCAGTATTATGTGGTTCATCATTTAAAAATAAAGGTGTACAACTTATGTTAAATGCAGTTGTAGACTATTTACCAGCACCTACTGATGTTCCAGCTATTAAAGGAACAACAAATGATGGTGCAGAAGTTGAACGACATGCAAATGATGAGGAACCATTCTCAGCATTAGCATTTAAAATCATGACTGACCCATTCGTTGGAAGATTAACATTTTTCCGCGTGTATTCGGGTACAATTAATTCAGGTTCATATATATTAAATTCAACAAAAAATCAACGCGAAAGACTTGGTCGTATTCTACAAATGCATGCAAATCATCGTGAAGAGATTAAAAAAGTTTATTCTGGTGATATAGCAGCTGCAGTAGGATTAAAACATACGACTACAGGTGACACATTGTGTGATCAAACAAGTCCTGTTATTCTAGAATCTATGGAGTTTCCAGAACCAGTTATTTCGGTTGCTATTGAACCAAAATCTAAAGCTGACCAAGATAAAATGGGTCTAGCATTACAGAAATTATCTGAAGAAGATCCAACTTTCCGTGCTTCAACAGACAAAGAAACTGGTGAAACAATTATTGAAGGAATGGGTGAATTACATCTTGATATAATTGTTGATCGTATGAAACGTGAGTTTAAAGTTTCAGCAAATGTTGGTGCACCACAAGTTGCTTATCGTGAAACGATTAGAAATAGTGCAGAATGTGAAGGTAAATTCGTACGCCAATCTGGAGGTCGTGGACAATATGGACATGTTTGGATTCGTTTTGAACCAAATGACCGCGGTGAAGGGTATGAATTTAAAGATGAAATAGTAGGGGGAACTGTTCCAAGAGAATATATCCCAGCTGTTCAAAAAGGTCTTAGTGAAGCATTAGAAAATGGTTTACTTGCTGGTTATCCAGTTGTTGACGTTAAAGCTGCTTTATATGATGGATCTTATCATGATGTCGATTCTTCAGAAATGGCATTTAAAATTGCTGCATCTATGGCATTAAAAGAAGCTGCAAAAAAATGTCATGCTGTTATATTAGAACCAATTATGGCTGTAGAAGTAGTTGTTCCTGAGGATTATTTAGGAACTGTAATTGGTGATATTGTAAGCCGTCGTGGACGTCCAGAAGGACAAGAACAAAGAGGAAATGCGCAAGTAATTAAAGCGGGTATTCCTTTAAGTGAAATGTTTGGATATGCAACATCACTTCGTTCAAACACACAAGGGCGCGGAACTTTCGTAATGCAAATTGATCATTATGAAGAAGTTCCAAAATCAATTTCGGAAGAAATTATTAAGAAAAATAGTTAA
- a CDS encoding Smr/MutS family protein: MKSIFNNGDTVLVKIYNITGVIVEKVNDREYRVERKNQSFIVDKKQLEIVKRNTKYDQIKVEEQYDPLDNVYEIDLHGYTKYEALKDVAYVIENVSMHQFPIIKITHGKGKGILRMAIHDLLKEYKITGLIKSYEYAQDYKGGYGVTIVYII, encoded by the coding sequence ATGAAAAGCATTTTTAATAATGGAGACACAGTTTTAGTTAAAATATACAATATAACAGGCGTTATCGTTGAAAAAGTGAATGATAGAGAATATCGTGTAGAGCGTAAAAATCAATCATTTATTGTGGATAAAAAACAATTAGAAATTGTTAAAAGAAATACTAAGTATGATCAAATTAAAGTTGAAGAACAATATGACCCATTAGATAATGTTTATGAAATAGACTTGCATGGTTATACAAAGTATGAAGCGTTAAAGGATGTAGCTTATGTGATAGAAAATGTTTCAATGCATCAGTTCCCAATTATTAAAATAACTCATGGTAAAGGTAAAGGAATTTTAAGAATGGCGATTCATGATTTATTGAAGGAATATAAGATTACTGGATTAATTAAAAGTTATGAATATGCTCAAGATTATAAAGGTGGTTATGGTGTTACTATTGTGTATATAATTTAG
- the rpsJ gene encoding 30S ribosomal protein S10 — translation MANQKIRIRLKAYDHRLIDQSAKKIVDSAKRSGANVSGPIPLPTERQIYTVLRAVHKYKDSREQFEMRTHKRLVDIVDPTPQTIDALMHLELPSGVDVEIKL, via the coding sequence ATGGCAAATCAAAAAATAAGAATTCGCTTAAAAGCGTATGACCACAGATTAATTGATCAATCAGCGAAAAAAATTGTTGATAGTGCGAAAAGATCAGGTGCTAACGTATCTGGACCAATCCCATTACCAACAGAAAGACAAATCTACACAGTGTTGCGTGCGGTTCACAAGTATAAAGATTCTCGTGAGCAATTTGAAATGCGTACACATAAACGCTTGGTTGACATTGTCGACCCAACACCACAAACGATTGATGCATTAATGCATTTAGAGTTACCATCTGGTGTTGATGTTGAAATCAAATTATAA
- the rpsL gene encoding 30S ribosomal protein S12, producing MPTISQLVRKGRSTKSTKSKSPHLNIGYNSLEKKFTDTKSPQKRGVCTRVGTMTPKKPNSALRKFARVRLTNGLEVTAYIPGIGHKLQEHSVVLIRGGRVKDLPGVRYHIVRGTLDATGVENRKQSRSLYGAKRPRK from the coding sequence ATGCCTACAATTAGTCAATTAGTTCGTAAAGGTCGTTCTACAAAATCGACTAAATCAAAATCACCGCATTTAAATATTGGTTATAATAGCTTAGAGAAAAAATTTACTGACACTAAATCTCCACAAAAACGAGGCGTTTGTACACGTGTTGGAACAATGACACCAAAAAAACCAAACTCTGCGTTACGTAAATTTGCTCGTGTTCGTTTAACAAATGGTTTAGAAGTTACAGCTTATATTCCTGGTATCGGACATAAATTACAAGAGCATAGTGTGGTCTTAATTCGTGGTGGACGTGTAAAAGACTTGCCAGGGGTACGTTATCATATTGTACGTGGTACTCTAGATGCTACTGGTGTTGAAAACAGAAAACAAAGTCGTTCATTATATGGAGCAAAGAGACCTAGAAAATAA
- the rplV gene encoding 50S ribosomal protein L22: protein MEAKAIAKTIRIAPRKVRLVIDLIRGKQVGDAFAILKHTDKRSTIVIEKVLKSAIANAEHNYNMDVDGLYIKEAYVNAGPTLKRFRPRAKGRAGLINKRTSHITIVVAEK, encoded by the coding sequence ATGGAAGCTAAAGCCATAGCAAAAACAATTCGTATAGCTCCTCGTAAAGTTCGTTTAGTTATAGATTTGATTCGAGGAAAACAAGTAGGAGATGCTTTTGCGATCTTAAAACATACAGACAAAAGATCTACAATTGTTATTGAAAAAGTATTAAAATCTGCGATTGCTAACGCTGAACATAATTATAATATGGACGTTGATGGTCTATATATAAAAGAAGCTTATGTAAATGCAGGACCTACATTAAAACGTTTCCGTCCTCGCGCAAAAGGACGTGCAGGATTAATCAATAAAAGAACTAGCCACATTACAATAGTAGTGGCAGAAAAATAA
- the rpsS gene encoding 30S ribosomal protein S19, producing the protein MGRSLKKGPFCDDHLMKKIMKLNESGQKKVIQTWSRRSTIFPQFIGYTIGVHDGRKHVPVYITEDMVGHKLGEFAPTRTYYGHDKDDKKARK; encoded by the coding sequence ATGGGACGATCTCTTAAAAAAGGACCTTTTTGTGATGATCATTTAATGAAAAAAATTATGAAATTAAACGAATCAGGGCAAAAAAAAGTTATTCAGACTTGGTCTCGACGTTCAACAATTTTCCCACAATTTATTGGGTATACAATCGGTGTTCATGATGGTCGTAAGCATGTACCAGTATATATAACTGAAGACATGGTAGGACATAAACTAGGTGAATTTGCTCCTACACGTACTTATTATGGACATGATAAAGATGATAAAAAAGCTAGAAAATAA
- the rpsC gene encoding 30S ribosomal protein S3, protein MGQKVSPVGLRIGINRDWESRWYAEKDYADLLHEDIKIRKYLQNYYKNASVSRIEIERSKNRIKITIYTAKPGMVIGREGSVKDVAVKELQKVTEKTIFISIIEIKRPELDAQLVAQSIADQLENRASFRRAQKSAISRVLRSGAKGCKTLVSGRLGGAEMARSEGYSEGNVPLHTLRADIDYAWAEASTTYGKLGVKVWIYKGEILPGKTSDAEARNQGRNPKYNKRNARNKDQRDRNGRGNQPRSRKPYNNSKEGK, encoded by the coding sequence GTGGGTCAAAAAGTTAGTCCAGTTGGTTTACGAATAGGTATTAACCGCGATTGGGAATCACGTTGGTATGCTGAAAAAGATTATGCGGACCTATTACATGAAGATATAAAAATTCGTAAATATTTACAAAATTACTATAAAAATGCATCAGTTTCTAGAATCGAAATTGAGCGTTCTAAAAATAGAATCAAAATTACAATTTATACAGCTAAACCTGGTATGGTTATTGGACGTGAAGGTTCAGTAAAAGATGTTGCTGTTAAAGAATTACAAAAAGTAACTGAAAAAACAATTTTCATTAGCATTATTGAGATTAAAAGACCTGAGTTAGATGCTCAACTAGTTGCTCAAAGCATTGCAGATCAATTAGAAAACCGTGCATCTTTCCGTAGAGCTCAAAAAAGTGCGATTTCACGTGTTTTAAGATCGGGTGCTAAAGGATGTAAAACATTAGTTTCAGGTCGCTTAGGTGGCGCTGAGATGGCTCGTTCTGAAGGATATAGTGAAGGTAATGTTCCTTTACATACATTACGTGCTGACATCGATTACGCATGGGCAGAAGCTTCAACTACTTATGGTAAACTAGGTGTTAAAGTTTGGATTTACAAAGGTGAAATCTTACCTGGTAAAACTAGTGATGCTGAAGCAAGAAACCAAGGTAGAAATCCTAAATATAATAAAAGAAATGCAAGAAATAAAGATCAAAGAGATAGAAATGGACGTGGAAATCAACCTCGTTCAAGAAAACCTTATAATAACAGTAAGGAGGGAAAATAG
- the rplD gene encoding 50S ribosomal protein L4, translated as MPEVALFNQSGTQVGEIQLADTVFGIEPNEQVLFEAVLKQRVAQRQGTHKAKTRTEVRGGGRKPYSQKGTGRARQGSTRAPQWRGGGVVFGPIPRTYTYKLNKKVRRLALKSALSQVVLENNMVVLDSLSFDAPKTKEMITVLDSFNADKKVLVVTAEENVNVMLSGRNIPGVMTITANSVNVYDLLNANKVLLTQDAVRKIEEVLG; from the coding sequence ATGCCAGAAGTTGCATTATTTAATCAAAGTGGTACACAAGTTGGAGAAATTCAATTGGCGGATACAGTTTTCGGAATTGAACCAAACGAGCAAGTACTATTTGAAGCGGTGTTAAAACAAAGAGTAGCCCAACGTCAAGGGACTCATAAAGCAAAGACACGTACTGAAGTACGTGGAGGTGGAAGAAAACCGTATTCTCAAAAAGGTACTGGTCGTGCTAGACAAGGTTCAACTCGTGCCCCTCAATGGCGTGGAGGTGGAGTTGTATTTGGTCCAATCCCAAGAACTTATACTTATAAATTAAACAAAAAAGTACGTAGATTAGCTTTAAAATCAGCTTTATCACAAGTCGTACTTGAAAACAATATGGTTGTGTTAGATTCTTTAAGTTTTGATGCTCCAAAAACAAAAGAAATGATAACTGTTTTAGATAGTTTTAATGCTGATAAAAAAGTTTTAGTTGTTACAGCTGAAGAAAATGTAAATGTTATGTTATCAGGTCGTAATATTCCAGGAGTAATGACGATTACAGCAAACAGTGTTAATGTTTATGATTTATTAAACGCTAATAAAGTATTATTAACACAAGATGCTGTAAGAAAAATTGAGGAGGTGCTTGGGTAA
- the rplC gene encoding 50S ribosomal protein L3 encodes MTKGILGRKIGMTSIFDSNGFLIPVTVVQAVPNIVLQKKTVKTDGYDAVQLGLEDLRPILANKPKTGHANKAETAPKRFVKEIRGSEMMSYEVGQEVKVDMFSEGEYVDVTGTSKGKGFTGPIKRNNQSRGPMAHGSGYHRGPGSMGSVDGARVFKGKIIGGHMGSETVTIQNLQVAKVDTEKNIILIRGNVPGAKKSLVMIKDAVKKNS; translated from the coding sequence ATGACCAAAGGAATCTTAGGTAGAAAAATTGGTATGACATCAATTTTTGATAGCAATGGATTTTTAATTCCTGTTACTGTAGTACAAGCTGTTCCTAACATTGTATTACAAAAGAAAACCGTAAAGACTGACGGATATGATGCTGTTCAATTAGGTTTAGAAGACTTAAGACCTATATTAGCTAACAAACCAAAAACTGGTCACGCTAATAAAGCTGAAACAGCACCTAAGCGCTTCGTTAAAGAAATTCGTGGTTCTGAAATGATGAGCTATGAAGTTGGTCAAGAGGTAAAAGTAGACATGTTCTCAGAAGGGGAATATGTTGATGTTACTGGTACTTCAAAAGGTAAAGGATTCACTGGCCCAATTAAACGTAATAATCAATCACGTGGACCAATGGCACATGGTTCTGGATATCATCGTGGACCTGGTTCAATGGGAAGTGTTGATGGAGCTCGTGTATTTAAAGGTAAAATCATTGGCGGTCACATGGGAAGTGAAACAGTAACAATCCAAAATTTACAAGTTGCTAAAGTTGACACAGAAAAGAATATTATCTTAATTAGAGGTAATGTTCCAGGTGCTAAAAAATCCTTAGTAATGATTAAAGACGCTGTTAAAAAGAACAGCTAA
- the rpmC gene encoding 50S ribosomal protein L29: protein MKANEIRNNSTADLLTKIDELKSELFNLRFQLATGQLENTARIKQVKKDIARMKTIIRERELNN, encoded by the coding sequence ATGAAAGCTAATGAAATCAGAAATAATTCCACTGCCGATTTACTAACTAAAATTGATGAGTTAAAAAGTGAACTATTTAACTTGAGATTTCAATTAGCAACAGGGCAATTAGAAAATACAGCTCGTATCAAACAAGTAAAAAAAGATATCGCACGAATGAAAACAATCATTCGTGAACGAGAACTTAACAACTAG
- the tuf gene encoding elongation factor Tu → MAKAKFERTKPHINIGTIGHVDHGKTTLTAAITSVLAQKGGADFMGYDQIDAAPEEKARGITINTAHVEYQTESRHYAHVDCPGHADYVKNMITGAAQMDGAILVVSAADGPMPQTREHILLSGQVGVPRMVVFLNKCDMVDDEELLELVEMEVRDLLSEYDFPGDEVPVVMGSALGALNGDAKWVGKIEELMAAVDEYIPTPTRDSDKPFLMPVEDVFTITGRGTVATGRVERGQVKVGDTVSIVGLKETKQTVCTGVEMFRKLLDYAEAGDNIGALLRGVSRDEIERGQVLCKPGSVTPHHRFTAQVYVLTKEEGGRHKPFFSNYQPQFFFRTTDVTGKILLPEGVEMVMPGDNIEMTVELGKIVAVENGTKFSIREGGRTIGAGNVVSIIE, encoded by the coding sequence ATGGCAAAAGCTAAATTCGAACGTACTAAACCACATATTAATATTGGTACAATCGGACACGTAGACCACGGGAAAACGACTTTAACTGCCGCGATTACATCTGTATTAGCACAAAAAGGTGGAGCTGATTTCATGGGTTATGATCAAATCGATGCTGCTCCAGAAGAAAAAGCTCGTGGAATAACCATTAATACTGCTCACGTTGAGTATCAAACTGAAAGTCGTCACTATGCGCATGTTGACTGTCCAGGTCATGCTGACTACGTTAAAAATATGATTACTGGTGCTGCTCAAATGGATGGAGCAATCCTTGTTGTATCTGCTGCAGATGGTCCAATGCCTCAAACTCGTGAACATATTCTTTTATCAGGTCAAGTAGGAGTACCTCGTATGGTTGTATTCTTAAATAAATGTGATATGGTTGATGATGAAGAATTATTAGAACTTGTAGAAATGGAAGTTCGTGATTTATTATCAGAATATGACTTCCCAGGAGATGAAGTACCTGTTGTTATGGGTTCTGCATTAGGTGCATTAAATGGAGATGCAAAATGGGTTGGAAAAATCGAAGAGTTAATGGCTGCTGTTGATGAATATATCCCTACACCAACTCGTGATTCTGACAAACCATTCTTAATGCCAGTAGAAGACGTTTTCACTATTACTGGTCGTGGAACTGTTGCAACCGGACGTGTTGAACGTGGACAAGTAAAAGTTGGAGATACAGTTTCTATCGTTGGATTAAAAGAAACAAAACAAACTGTATGTACAGGTGTTGAAATGTTCCGTAAATTATTAGATTACGCTGAAGCAGGAGACAACATCGGTGCGTTATTACGTGGTGTTTCACGTGATGAAATCGAACGTGGTCAAGTTTTATGTAAACCAGGTTCAGTAACTCCTCATCACAGATTTACAGCACAAGTGTACGTTTTAACTAAAGAAGAGGGTGGACGTCATAAGCCATTCTTCTCAAATTACCAACCACAATTCTTCTTCCGTACAACAGATGTTACAGGTAAAATTTTATTACCTGAAGGTGTAGAAATGGTTATGCCTGGAGATAACATTGAAATGACAGTTGAATTAGGTAAAATCGTTGCGGTTGAAAATGGTACTAAATTCTCAATCCGTGAAGGTGGACGTACAATCGGTGCAGGAAACGTTGTTTCAATAATTGAATAA
- the rplP gene encoding 50S ribosomal protein L16, with product MLMPKRTKYRRPHRVKYEGKATSGTTVAFGEYGMQAVTGSWINSRQIESARIAMTRYMKRDGKVWIRIFPHMAKTKKPLEVRMGSGKGAPEEWVAVVQEGRIMFEIAGVTEEIAREAFRLASHKLPVKTKFVIRESGGDSHES from the coding sequence ATGTTAATGCCTAAACGTACAAAATACCGTCGTCCACATAGAGTGAAATACGAAGGAAAAGCAACTTCAGGTACAACTGTTGCATTTGGTGAGTATGGTATGCAAGCTGTAACTGGTTCTTGGATTAATAGCCGCCAGATTGAATCAGCTCGTATTGCGATGACTCGTTATATGAAACGTGATGGTAAAGTTTGGATTCGAATTTTCCCTCATATGGCAAAAACCAAAAAACCTTTAGAAGTTCGTATGGGTTCTGGTAAAGGTGCTCCTGAAGAGTGGGTAGCTGTTGTTCAAGAAGGTAGAATAATGTTTGAAATTGCAGGCGTAACTGAAGAAATTGCTCGTGAAGCATTTCGTTTAGCTTCTCATAAATTGCCTGTTAAAACAAAATTCGTTATCCGTGAAAGTGGTGGTGATAGTCATGAAAGCTAA
- the rplB gene encoding 50S ribosomal protein L2 gives MPIKVYKRTTNGRRNMSVMEYKDTITTDKPEKSLLTTLNKNSGRNNQGKITVRHQGGGHKRKYRIIDFKRNKDNIPGRVATIEYDPNRSANIALINYADGEKRYILAPKGLKVGMGILSGENVDIKVANTLPLKNIPVGTIIHNIELKPGKGGQLIRSAGTSAQILGREDRYVLVRLPSGEDRKILNTCRATIGEVGNEFHSLVRIGKAGRTRWLGKRPTVRGSVMNPNDHPHGGGEGRQSVGLPSPMTPWGKPALGLKTRNRKKASSKLIVRRKNDKK, from the coding sequence ATGCCAATTAAAGTTTATAAACGTACTACTAATGGACGTCGTAATATGTCTGTTATGGAGTACAAAGATACTATTACGACAGATAAACCTGAAAAATCTTTATTAACAACGTTAAATAAGAATTCAGGACGTAATAATCAAGGTAAAATAACAGTTCGTCATCAAGGCGGCGGGCATAAACGTAAGTATCGTATCATTGACTTTAAACGTAATAAGGATAATATTCCTGGACGTGTTGCTACGATTGAATATGATCCAAACCGTTCAGCTAACATAGCATTAATTAATTATGCTGACGGAGAAAAACGTTATATATTAGCTCCTAAAGGATTAAAAGTTGGTATGGGAATTTTATCAGGTGAAAATGTTGATATTAAAGTTGCAAACACATTACCACTTAAAAATATCCCTGTAGGAACAATCATTCATAATATTGAATTAAAACCAGGAAAAGGTGGACAACTAATTCGTTCTGCTGGAACTTCAGCACAAATTTTAGGACGTGAAGATCGTTATGTATTAGTTCGTTTACCATCTGGTGAAGATAGAAAAATTTTAAATACTTGCCGTGCTACTATCGGTGAAGTTGGAAATGAATTCCACAGTTTAGTGAGAATCGGAAAAGCTGGGCGTACTCGTTGGTTAGGTAAAAGACCTACAGTGCGTGGATCTGTCATGAATCCAAATGACCATCCACACGGTGGTGGAGAAGGAAGACAATCTGTCGGATTACCATCTCCTATGACTCCATGGGGGAAACCTGCTCTTGGATTAAAGACACGTAATCGTAAGAAAGCTTCAAGTAAGTTAATCGTACGACGTAAAAATGATAAAAAATAA